The sequence TAGGAGCCGGAGATCGTCGTGTGTGGCTGTGGCGAGATTCACCGCAAGTCTCCTTCGTCAGCTCGAACGACCCATTCCGCGAAGCGCTCACCTTCGTTGCGATGCTTCACGAACTGGCGGACGACGCGATCGATGTAGTCACCGAGTTCGGTGCTGGTGACCTTGTGCTGCCGGAGCTTCCGGCCGAAAGCTGCATCGAAACCGAGGCTGCCACCGAGGTGGACCTGGAAGCCCTCCACCTGGTTGCCTTCGCCGTCGTCGACGAGCATTCCCTTGAATCCGATGTCGGCGACCTGGGAACGGGCGCACGAGTTGGGGCAGCCGTTGATGTTGATCGTGATTGGCACATCGAGCTGCGCGTTGATGTCGGCCAGCCGCTGCTCGAGTTCGGGAACCAGCACCTGCGAGCGCTTGCGCGTCTCCGCGAACGACAGCTTGCAGAACTCGATGCCCGAGCAAGCCATCAGGTTCTTGCGCCAGTGCGACGGACGAGCGGGCAAACCCACCTCGTCCAGGTCGGCGATCAGCTGGTCGAGCTTGTCGTCGGCGACGTCGAGGATGATCAGCTTCTGGTAGGGCGTGAAGCGGATCTTGTCGCTGCCGGCGCGTTCGGCAGCGTCGGCGACCTTCGCGAGAATGGTGCCCGACACACGGCCGGCGATGGGCGCGACCCCGACGGCATTGAGGCCGTTGCGGGTCTTCTGCACGCCGACGTGATCGATGGGACGCAGCGGCTTCTCCGGCGCCGGGCCGTCGATCAGCTTGCGCTTCAGGTACTCGGTCTCGAGCACCTCACGGAACTTCTCGATACCCCAGTCCTTCACGAGGAACTTGAGCCGGGCCTTGGCGCGCAGCCGGCGGTAGCCGTAGTCACGGAAGATCGAGACAACGGCTTCCCAGACGTCGGCGACCTCGTCGAGCGGCACCCACACGCCCACGCGCTGCGCGAGCATGGGATTGGTGGACAGTCCGCCGCCGACCCAGAGGTCGAGGCCGGGACCGTGCTCCGGATGGTTGACACCGATGAACGCGACATCGTTGATCTCGTGGACCACGTCCTGCTGACCCGAGATGGCGGTCTTGAACTTGCGCGGCAGGTTGGAGTACTCGGGCTTGCCGATGTAGCGGCGGACGATCTCGTCGATCGCGGGCGTGGGATCGAGGACCTCGGTCAGCGACTCACCGGCGAGAGGCGAACCCAGCACCACGCGCGGGCAGTCGCCGCACGCTTCGGTGGTCTTGAGACCGACACCTTCGAGGCGCTTCCAGATCTCCGGCACGTTCTCGACCTCGATCCAGTGGTACTGGACGTTCTCGCGGTCCGAGAGGTCGGCGGTGTCGCGGGCGAACTCCGTGGAGATACCGGCGATGGTGCGGAGCTGTTCGACGTTGAGTGCGCCGGCGTCGCACCGCACCCGCATCATGAAGTACCGGGCCTCGAGCAGGTCGATGTTCTCGTCACCGGTGAAGGTGCCGTCGTAACCCTGCTCGCGCTGGGTGTAAAGACCCCACCAGCGCATGCGGCCACGCAGGTCGCTCTTGTCGATGCTGTCGAAACCTTGCTTCGAGTAGATGTTCTCGATGCGTGCCCGGACGTTGAGCGGGTTGTCGTCCTTCTTCGCCTGCTCGTTGGCGTTGAGCGGCTCGCGGTAGCCGAGGGCCCACTGTCCCTCGGCCCGTCGGCGGGTCGGCTTCGCCGTGCGGGTGCGAGTGGGCGCGGGAGCTGCGTCGGTGGCAGCGGGGGAGGCGTCGGTGGTCGACGTCATGGAGCACTCCTGTGTCTCACGGTGCACCGGCTGAGGCCGAGGAGGAACGCTGTTCCTCGCTCGGGGCGTACGAATCCGGCCGGAAGTCGAGAAGAATGATGAACGGGCTGACAGGCTGGTTTACTGCGCGCAGCAGGGCAGACAACAACAGCTGCAGACACGCTTGAGATCGACGTGGCGACGTGCCACCAGTCGCACTCCGGGTCCGGTCATGCGGTCCATTGTGCCACGTCAGATCGCTGACTCCGAGCCGGGGACCGATTTCCACCATTTTTGCGGGAAATATCACGCTTGCGCGCATTTCTTCCGGTCGGTCGGGAGGTGACACGGCCCGTGGAATCGCGCGACGCAACACCGTGGACACTGGAGGAGTGAGCGGAACGAGTACGACCCCCGGCAGTCTGCGCGAGGCGGGCCCCTTCGTGCTGCCGGAACGGTCTCTCGCCGGTGTGGGAAGTCGTCCGTTCGGCATCTACATCCACGTTCCGTTCTGCGCCACACGCTGCGGTTACTGCGATTTCAACACCTACACGGCCGGTGAACTCGGCACGTCGGCGTCCCCGCAGTCGTGGATGGAGGGATTGCGCCGCGAACTCGACGCGGCAGCGGAGCTGACCGGGGCGCCGGCCGTCGACACGGTGTTCGTGGGCGGCGGTACCCCTTCACTGCTGGGCGGTGACGGTTTGGCCGACGTCCTCGGCGCCGTCTGCGCGAGCTTCGGGCTGGCCGATGGCGCCGAGGTCACCACGGAATCGAACCCCGAGTCGACATCGCCGGAGTTCTTCGACCGGCTCCGCGCAGGCGGGTACACCCGCGTCTCGCTGGGCATGCAGTCCGCAGCCCAGCACGTCCTGAAAGTGCTCGATCGGACGCACACTCCCGGTCGGGCGGTCGCCGCCGCCCTCGAAGCGCGGGCCGCCGGGTTCGAGCACGTCAACCTCGACCTCATCTACGGCACACCGGGCGAACGCGACGAGGACCTCGACCTCTCGCTGGATGCGGTGCTCTCGGCGGGGGTCGACCACGTCTCGGCCTACGCGCTGATCGTCGAGGACGGTACCGCGCTGGCCAGGAAAGTCCGTCGAGGTGAACTGCCCGCACCGGACGACGACGTGCTGGCATCGCGCTACGAACGTATCGACGCCCGCCTCGCCGACGCCGGCCTGACCTGGTACGAGGTGTCGAACTGGGCTGTGAGCGGAGCGGAATGCCGGCACAACCTGGGGTACTGGGACGGCGGTGACTGGTGGGGAGCCGGCCCGGGCGCCCACAGTCACGTCGGGGGCGTGCGCTGGTGGAATGTCAAACACCCGGCCCGCTATGCCGAGCAGCTCGCGGCCGGATCGCTACCGGTCGGCGGAAGTGAACACCTCACCGACGAGGATCGCCACCTCGAACGGGTGATGCTGACCGCACGGTTGCGGACAGGCCTGCCGGTCGCCGAGCTCGACTCCGGGGAACGCCGCTCCGCCGACGCAGTAGTGAAGGACGGGCTTCTGCTGCGAGACGGCGACCACCTGGTGCTGACCGATCGGGGACGGCTCCTCGCCGATGCCGTGGTCAGGACCGTTCTCCGGTAGCCGGGCCGCGATCAGGCGGTCACGATCCCTGGCATCTCGTCGTAGTCGAACACCCGCGCGTGCAGCACCACCCGGTTCCGCAGGGCCGACCGCACCGCCCGGTGTAGTCCGTCCTCGAGGTACAGCACCCCATGCCACTGCACGGCGTGCGGAAAGAGGTCGCCGTAGAACGTCGAATCCTCGGACAGCAGCCGGTCGAGTTCCAGAACCTTGGTCGTGGTGACGATTTCGTCGAGTCGAACCTGCCGCGGCGGGATCTTGGACCAGTCGCGCAGCGACAGACCGTGGTCCGGGTAGGGCTTGCCGTCCATGACACCTTTGAAAATCATCGCCTCGTCATCCGCCCGTAGTCGTGCCGTGCGCTCATCGACGCCCGAATATCCAGCTGGTCACCGATGCGCGACTTCCGGTCACCACAGTAAGGCCTCGACGGGTGCGGGCGTCCGGACGATTAGACTGGATCGAGCCGCGATGCACGTGCCTACGCACGGAGCTCAGGGGACGTGAGGGCCTCACCGAACCCGGTTCGGTGAGGGCCGTATTCGTGATGATCGAGAACTGGAGGTGGATGGCGGTGTCGAGTACTGACGACAGACGTTTCGAGGTTCTACGCGCGATCGTCGCCGA comes from Rhodococcus oxybenzonivorans and encodes:
- a CDS encoding nitrite/sulfite reductase; this encodes MTSTTDASPAATDAAPAPTRTRTAKPTRRRAEGQWALGYREPLNANEQAKKDDNPLNVRARIENIYSKQGFDSIDKSDLRGRMRWWGLYTQREQGYDGTFTGDENIDLLEARYFMMRVRCDAGALNVEQLRTIAGISTEFARDTADLSDRENVQYHWIEVENVPEIWKRLEGVGLKTTEACGDCPRVVLGSPLAGESLTEVLDPTPAIDEIVRRYIGKPEYSNLPRKFKTAISGQQDVVHEINDVAFIGVNHPEHGPGLDLWVGGGLSTNPMLAQRVGVWVPLDEVADVWEAVVSIFRDYGYRRLRAKARLKFLVKDWGIEKFREVLETEYLKRKLIDGPAPEKPLRPIDHVGVQKTRNGLNAVGVAPIAGRVSGTILAKVADAAERAGSDKIRFTPYQKLIILDVADDKLDQLIADLDEVGLPARPSHWRKNLMACSGIEFCKLSFAETRKRSQVLVPELEQRLADINAQLDVPITININGCPNSCARSQVADIGFKGMLVDDGEGNQVEGFQVHLGGSLGFDAAFGRKLRQHKVTSTELGDYIDRVVRQFVKHRNEGERFAEWVVRADEGDLR
- a CDS encoding Ms4527A family Cys-rich leader peptide; the encoded protein is MDRMTGPGVRLVARRHVDLKRVCSCCCLPCCAQ
- the hemW gene encoding radical SAM family heme chaperone HemW, with protein sequence MSGTSTTPGSLREAGPFVLPERSLAGVGSRPFGIYIHVPFCATRCGYCDFNTYTAGELGTSASPQSWMEGLRRELDAAAELTGAPAVDTVFVGGGTPSLLGGDGLADVLGAVCASFGLADGAEVTTESNPESTSPEFFDRLRAGGYTRVSLGMQSAAQHVLKVLDRTHTPGRAVAAALEARAAGFEHVNLDLIYGTPGERDEDLDLSLDAVLSAGVDHVSAYALIVEDGTALARKVRRGELPAPDDDVLASRYERIDARLADAGLTWYEVSNWAVSGAECRHNLGYWDGGDWWGAGPGAHSHVGGVRWWNVKHPARYAEQLAAGSLPVGGSEHLTDEDRHLERVMLTARLRTGLPVAELDSGERRSADAVVKDGLLLRDGDHLVLTDRGRLLADAVVRTVLR
- a CDS encoding type II toxin-antitoxin system VapB family antitoxin, which produces MIFKGVMDGKPYPDHGLSLRDWSKIPPRQVRLDEIVTTTKVLELDRLLSEDSTFYGDLFPHAVQWHGVLYLEDGLHRAVRSALRNRVVLHARVFDYDEMPGIVTA